In a single window of the Elaeis guineensis isolate ETL-2024a chromosome 8, EG11, whole genome shotgun sequence genome:
- the LOC105050751 gene encoding uncharacterized protein isoform X1, whose amino-acid sequence MRAVTGSLASSKRVSVSKAAAILSRFAAAETGARRDVAAYLKRASAAFDELVHFHREVSGRRRPERGSQQEEKEERRKKRASGVGDPHSREVEDNPRGRPEEEIGAIRDVEEEKDVLHDGGDGNLTEVEGDYVGGVWKGEDGKRNKNKNAAIDEKERSDLGRRNEKKMGVEGEKREEEKNRSREMDQGGRDGGGKKRKNLDDDDEKKGGGLDDQSEPHKKRKKRRKAGMNDISPGKEKIKAVDCCKNLEGAVHQQ is encoded by the exons ATGAGGGCGGTGACGGGATCACTGGCGTCCTCGAAGCGGGTCTCTGTCTCGAAGGCGGCCGCCATTCTCTCCCGCTTCGCCGCCGCGGAGACGGGCGCTCGCCGGGACGTCGCCGCCTACCTCAAGCGCGCCTCTGCTGCCTTCGACGAACTCGTCCACTTCCATCGGGAGGTCAGTGGTCGGCGGCGACCGGAGCGTgggagccagcaggaagagaaggaggagaggaggaagaagcgAGCTAGCGGCGTCGGCGATCCCCACTCGAGGGAGGTAGAGGATAACCCTAGAGGAAGGCCGGAGGAGGAGATCGGAGCGATTCGGGAcgtggaggaggagaaggatgTGCTGCATGACGGCGGTGATGGAAACCTGACGGAGGTGGAGGGGGATTATGTAGGCGGAGTGTGGAAAGGAGAGGATGGGAAGAGGAATAAGAACAAAAATGCGGCGATCGATGAGAAGGAAAGAAGCGATCTTGGGAGGAGGAATGAGAAGAAGATGGGGGTagaaggagagaagagggaggaggagaagaaCAGGAGCAGGGAGATGGACCAGGGGGGAAGGGATGGCGgtggaaagaaaaggaagaatttggatgatgatgatgaaaaaaaaGGGGGAGGGTTGGATGATCAGAGCGAGCCgcataagaaaaggaagaagaggaggaaagccGGAATGAATGA TATTTCTCcaggaaaagaaaagatcaaGGCAGTTGACTGTTGCAAAAATCTTGAGGGAGCTGTCCATCAACAATAA
- the LOC105050751 gene encoding uncharacterized protein isoform X2 encodes MRAVTGSLASSKRVSVSKAAAILSRFAAAETGARRDVAAYLKRASAAFDELVHFHREVSGRRRPERGSQQEEKEERRKKRASGVGDPHSREVEDNPRGRPEEEIGAIRDVEEEKDVLHDGGDGNLTEVEGDYVGGVWKGEDGKRNKNKNAAIDEKERSDLGRRNEKKMGVEGEKREEEKNRSREMDQGGRDGGGKKRKNLDDDDEKKGGGLDDQSEPHKKRKKRRKAGMNE; translated from the coding sequence ATGAGGGCGGTGACGGGATCACTGGCGTCCTCGAAGCGGGTCTCTGTCTCGAAGGCGGCCGCCATTCTCTCCCGCTTCGCCGCCGCGGAGACGGGCGCTCGCCGGGACGTCGCCGCCTACCTCAAGCGCGCCTCTGCTGCCTTCGACGAACTCGTCCACTTCCATCGGGAGGTCAGTGGTCGGCGGCGACCGGAGCGTgggagccagcaggaagagaaggaggagaggaggaagaagcgAGCTAGCGGCGTCGGCGATCCCCACTCGAGGGAGGTAGAGGATAACCCTAGAGGAAGGCCGGAGGAGGAGATCGGAGCGATTCGGGAcgtggaggaggagaaggatgTGCTGCATGACGGCGGTGATGGAAACCTGACGGAGGTGGAGGGGGATTATGTAGGCGGAGTGTGGAAAGGAGAGGATGGGAAGAGGAATAAGAACAAAAATGCGGCGATCGATGAGAAGGAAAGAAGCGATCTTGGGAGGAGGAATGAGAAGAAGATGGGGGTagaaggagagaagagggaggaggagaagaaCAGGAGCAGGGAGATGGACCAGGGGGGAAGGGATGGCGgtggaaagaaaaggaagaatttggatgatgatgatgaaaaaaaaGGGGGAGGGTTGGATGATCAGAGCGAGCCgcataagaaaaggaagaagaggaggaaagccGGAATGAATGAGTAG
- the LOC105050752 gene encoding uncharacterized protein encodes MGERHHQAVDEVLKVLGKASRDLAVVQRHLDLEFQRSYPDHANPCKIVARMKKIQEELVALKELCRELLAEKQDLIDKARTILVGQRSSLQRLLASSGLPLLSESDDIAYTNLNQVIDEWTAQVRGKTGDEKNADEDINQMLFSAIVQNS; translated from the exons atgggggagCGGCACCACCAAGCGGTGGACGAGGTGTTGAAGGTGTTGGGTAAAGCGAGCCGCGACCTCGCCGTCGTACAGCGCCACCTCGACCTCGAATTCCAGCGCTCCTATCCTGACCAC GCAAACCCTTGTAAGATCGTTGCTCGGATGAAGAAGATCCAAGAGGAGCTGGTGGCTCTCAAGGAACTGTGCCGTGAGCTCCTCGCAGAAAAGCAG GATCTTATAGACAAAGCGAGGACAATTTTGGTAGGGCAGAGGAGTTCATTGCAACGCTTGCTTGCATCTTCTGGTCTGCCACTTTTAAGTGAATCTGATGACATTGCATATACAAACTTAAATCAG GTTATTGATGAGTGGACAGCTCAAGTGAGAGGAAAGACAG GAGATGAGAAAAATGCTGATGAGGATATTAATCAGATGCTGTTCTCAGCAATTGTTCAGAACAGCTGA